The DNA window CGGCAGTGATCCCAGGTCTGCCGCATCGCATACGGTCCATCATGGCATGATACGCGACGCCGATGGCGAGGCACTTGATGAAGTGCTGCTGACCGTGTTCCGGGCGCCGCACTCTTATACCGGGGAAGACAGTGTTGAAATCAGCTGTCACGGCGGCAGTGTCGTTTCACGTGGTGTTCTGACGCTGTTGCTGGGCGCCGGTGCGCGAGCGGCTGAACCCGGTGAGTTCACACGACGGGCATTCCTGAACGGGAAAATGGATCTTTCGCAGGCGGAAGCCGTCGCCGACCTGATTCATGCCCGCTCCACAGAGGCGCACCGTGCTTCTCTGCGCCAGCTCGAAGGCAGGCTGTCCGGCTATGTCACCGATATCAGGGAGCAGCTGCTGCATGCCGCGGGCATGCTGGAACTGAGCCTGGATTTCGTGGAGGAAGATGTTGAGTTCCTTTCTTCCGGGCAGCTCGGGGACATGCTCACGCAGGCTGAAGCCAGGCTGCAGACGGCCCTCGACAGTTTCAGCGGGGGACGCGTGATTCGTGAAGGAGCGCGCGTCGTATTGCTCGGAGCTCCGAATGTCGGCAAGTCGAGTCTGCTCAATGCACTGCTTGGCACAAGGAGAGCGATCGTTACCGAAATGCCCGGTACCACGCGCGACTACCTTGAGGAAGGACTGCTGCTGCATGGCGAGTATTTGCGTCTCATCGATACTGCCGGCATGCGTGAGACGGAAGACCTTATAGAGCGGGAAGGCATCGCCTTCAGCATGGAGGCCGTGCGCAATGCGGAAATCGTCTGCCTGCTGTCAGACGCAAGAGATGGTGCCGTGCAGGCCATAGCGCTGCAGGCAAGTCTCCTGCAGGAACAGCTTCTGCGCGAGGACGCCGCCACGCCGGTTCTGCTGCTGTTCAACAAGTCTGATCTCGTTGACGCGGATGCAGCGGAAGAGCTTGCGGCACACGGACTGCCGATCTCGGCGCTGCACGGCGACGGTGTGGACGCGCTCGGAAAACATCTCGCGGCTGTCGCAAGGGAATTGCGCAGCGAAAGCGAAGAGGGCGAAGTGCTGGTCACTAACGCCCGTCATGCGGATTGCCTGCGGCGTGGCCTCGAGGCGATTCGCACAGCTGCAACGGCGCAGCGTGAAGGCATGACTGAAGAAATTCTTGCGGCCGATGTGCGTCGTGCGATCGATGCGCTTGGTGAAATCATCGGTGAGGTAACGACCGACGATATTCTCAACGGTGTATTCAGCCGCTTCTGTATTGGAAAATGATTCATTCACATTTCAATAGACCATCATGACAAAAGAACAGGAAGCGCAGGCGCGCTCGTATTCCGAAACCAGTATCAAGGTGCTCGAAGGACTCGAGGCCGTTCGCAAGCGTCCCGCCATGTATATCGGCGACATCGGTTCACGCGGGCTTCATCACCTCGTGAACGAGGTGGTCGACAACTCGATCGATGAGGCACTCGCCGGATTCTGCGATTCCATCGAGATTACGATTCACGAAGATCAGTCCATCACCGTCGTCGACAACGGACGTGGCATCCCGGTCGGACCGCATCCGGTCAAAAAGATCAGCACACTGGAAGTGGTCATGTGCACGCTGCATGCCGGCGGAAAATTTGACAAGCAGACCTACCAGGTTTCCGGTGGCCTCCATGGTGTGGGTGTTTCCGTCGTCAATGCACTTTCGGAATGGTGCGAAGTCGAAGTGCATCGCGACGGGCAGATGTACAGTCAGCGCTACACCCGTGGT is part of the bacterium genome and encodes:
- the mnmE gene encoding tRNA uridine-5-carboxymethylaminomethyl(34) synthesis GTPase MnmE, whose protein sequence is MTNTETMATTGQDTIAAIATPPGTSGIAVIRISGDGAVDLAARVFDGSDPRSAASHTVHHGMIRDADGEALDEVLLTVFRAPHSYTGEDSVEISCHGGSVVSRGVLTLLLGAGARAAEPGEFTRRAFLNGKMDLSQAEAVADLIHARSTEAHRASLRQLEGRLSGYVTDIREQLLHAAGMLELSLDFVEEDVEFLSSGQLGDMLTQAEARLQTALDSFSGGRVIREGARVVLLGAPNVGKSSLLNALLGTRRAIVTEMPGTTRDYLEEGLLLHGEYLRLIDTAGMRETEDLIEREGIAFSMEAVRNAEIVCLLSDARDGAVQAIALQASLLQEQLLREDAATPVLLLFNKSDLVDADAAEELAAHGLPISALHGDGVDALGKHLAAVARELRSESEEGEVLVTNARHADCLRRGLEAIRTAATAQREGMTEEILAADVRRAIDALGEIIGEVTTDDILNGVFSRFCIGK